Sequence from the Streptomyces sp. NBC_00440 genome:
ATGGTCACCCACTCCGGCGACGGCGACACCTTCTGGGACATCGTCCAGAAGGGCGCCAAGCAGGCGGCCGCCAAGGACAACGTCACCTTCCTCTACTCGCACAGCGAGGAGGGCCAGCAGCAGGCCCAGCTGGTGCAGACCGCGATCGACCAGAAGGTCGACGGACTGATCGTCACCCTCGCCAAGCCCGACTCGATGAAGGCCGTCGTGCAGAAGGCCGAGAAGGCCGGCATCCCGGTGATCACCGTGAACTCCGGCTCCGAGGAGTCCAAGCAGTTCGGCGCCCTCAGCCACATCGGCCAGGACGAGACGATCGCGGGCGAGGCGGTCGGTGACGAGCTGAACAAGCGCGGCCGCAAGAAGGCCCTCTGCATCCTGCACGAGCAGGGCAACGTGGGCCACGAGCAGCGCTGTGCCGGAGCCAAGAAGAACTTCCACGGCACGATGGAGAACCTGTACGTCGACGGCACCAACATGCCCGACGTCCAGTCCTCCATCGAGGCCAAGCTCCAGGCCGACCCCGCCATCGACTCGGTCGTCACCCTCGGCGCACCGTTCGCCGACGCTGCCGTCCAGGCCAAGGACACCGCGGGCAGCAAGGCCGAGATCGACACCTTCGACCTCAACGCCAAGGTCGCGTCCGCCCTGCAGAAGGGCACCCTCGGCTTCGCCGTCGACCAGCAGCCGTACCTCCAGGGGTACGAGGCGGTCGACCTGCTCTGGCTCTACAAGTACAACGCCAACGTCCTCGGCGGCGGCCGCCCGGTCCTCACCGGCCCCCAGGTCATCACCAAGAAGGACGCGGGCGCGCTGGCCGCCTACACCCAGCGGGGGACTCGATGAGCACCGCCGCACAGACGCCGGACGAACGGCTGCTGCGCTCCTCACCGCTGCGCCGGCTGCTCGGCCGCCCCGAGCTGGGCTCGGTCGTCGGCGCTGTCGCCGTCTTCATCTTCTTCTCGGTCGTCGCGGACAGCTTCCTGCGGCCCTCCAGCCTCTCCACGGTGCTCTACGCGGCGTCGACCCTGGGGATCATGGCCGTACCGGTGGCGCTGC
This genomic interval carries:
- a CDS encoding sugar ABC transporter substrate-binding protein; its protein translation is MARVRTWVSGALALALGLSLAGCSSTGGKRAEERASRAAAVGKAAVNTPRWKIAMVTHSGDGDTFWDIVQKGAKQAAAKDNVTFLYSHSEEGQQQAQLVQTAIDQKVDGLIVTLAKPDSMKAVVQKAEKAGIPVITVNSGSEESKQFGALSHIGQDETIAGEAVGDELNKRGRKKALCILHEQGNVGHEQRCAGAKKNFHGTMENLYVDGTNMPDVQSSIEAKLQADPAIDSVVTLGAPFADAAVQAKDTAGSKAEIDTFDLNAKVASALQKGTLGFAVDQQPYLQGYEAVDLLWLYKYNANVLGGGRPVLTGPQVITKKDAGALAAYTQRGTR